The Pseudomonas nunensis genome includes the window AGATCTTTGCAGGGGAAGTTCAGGTCCATTCGCTATGCTCGCAGCATCGCTGTCAATCGGGAGAACTGCCATGCGAGAACACATTCACCATGCTGCCGCCGATGGCTACAAAACCGGGGCCGACACTTACGTGCGCGGTCGCCCGGACTATCCTCCGCAAGTGGCCGACTGGCTGACCGGCACCTTGGGTTTGAACGACGATAAAACCGTAATCGACCTCGGCGCCGGCACCGGCAAGTTCACTGGACGCTTGGTGGCTACCGGAGCGCAGGTGATTGCCGTCGAGCCGGTGCCGGAAATGCTCGACAAGTTGGCTGCTGCGTATCCCGACGTGCTGGCGGTCAGCGGCACCGCCACCGATTTGCCCCTGCCGAATGCTTCGGTGGACGTGGTGATTTGCGCCCAGGCCTTTCACTGGTTCGCCAGCCCCGAGGCTCTCACTGAAATCGCCAGAGTGCTCAAGCCGGGCGGCAAGTTGGGCCTGGTGTGGAACCTGCGCGATACCCGGGTGAGTTGGGTGCCGAAACTGGATGCGATCGTCAATGCGCTTGAAGGCGATACCCCGCGCTACTACACCGGGGCCTGGCGCCTGGCGTTTCCGCATAAGGCGTTCGGACCGTTGCAGGCGCAGCATTTCGGGCATGGGCATACAGGCTCGCCGGAGGATGTGATTTTCAATCGGGTGCGGTCGACGAGTTTTATTGCGGCGCTGCCCCAGGCGCAGCGGGACAAGGTGGATGCGCAGATTAAAGCCTTGATTGAAAGTGAGCCGGAGTTGCGGGGTAAGGAGGTGATAACTGTGCCTTATGTGACGGCGGCGTTTGTGGCGGTGAAAGGAGGTTAGATGTGGGTTGTTGCGGATATTCGCGAGCAGGCTCGCTCCCACAGGGGAGTGCATTTCAAATGTGGGAGCGAGCCTGCTCGCGAAGGGGCCTGCCTAGACACCAAAGA containing:
- a CDS encoding class I SAM-dependent methyltransferase, translated to MREHIHHAAADGYKTGADTYVRGRPDYPPQVADWLTGTLGLNDDKTVIDLGAGTGKFTGRLVATGAQVIAVEPVPEMLDKLAAAYPDVLAVSGTATDLPLPNASVDVVICAQAFHWFASPEALTEIARVLKPGGKLGLVWNLRDTRVSWVPKLDAIVNALEGDTPRYYTGAWRLAFPHKAFGPLQAQHFGHGHTGSPEDVIFNRVRSTSFIAALPQAQRDKVDAQIKALIESEPELRGKEVITVPYVTAAFVAVKGG